The Lytechinus pictus isolate F3 Inbred chromosome 8, Lp3.0, whole genome shotgun sequence nucleotide sequence AATCATTTAGGTGAGTTTGTGCATATTTGTAACGAATCTTGCAGCTGTTCAGCCGTACAATTTGCCGCTAAGGAATTGTTGATGATAGAAAATTACATGTGCTTCCATCATGTCCCAGTAGCTCCTCAGTAGTTATTTCCGTCACATATGATGTGGTGACCTAGGACCATAGATTCgttaatattttattcaacgAGAAATGTCACAATTCCCTCAGCTCTGTAGTCAGCCATATCCTAGCATAGTATTCGACTCTGTTCTCTGTAGAGGCCTTCATTTCTCTTCCGACTCGGTTGGGGAGAGGAGAAACCAAATGCTGGATCCGGGAGAAAATCACTGAAGGCAAAAATCAGCTAATGCAGCTGAATAAGAGAAACTCTTCAAATACAGCCATTGGAAAAGGCGACCAGATAGCCTAGTCCAGGAAGGCAAGGCTGGCCGGGCTAAGTCAGTGGAAGACATGGCGGATATCAAATGGACGGGGTGGGGATGACCGTGGCAAAGGAAATGCATACATGATAATGCCAATAGTTCATTGATGATTATGGCAACACAGCAGTATATAGAAGAACTTGGGTCTGCTACACTCGTCATTCTGCGAATGTTAAAGCCTATAGTAGTAATCTCTTTTaatgtttaaacaaaaattttagAGGAAATTTAACATAACCCGATCGATGTATACACTGAAACATTATTGAAAACGAAAAGAGAATATCAAGTGTACGTATTCAATGAACCGATGACCTCTGTATTCGTAACATTGTTCAATGTACCACACCCTCCTTGGTGACAATTTCTAATGATGGATTGTTTTTAGGTCAGCTAGGGCTTCCTCCTTTGTTATTGACCTCCACGAAGGAGGTACGTCAGCGAATGAATCACTGTACAATTTGTTGTTTGCCATAACCCACATCCAATATTTGGACATACTGTTGGTGGAATCAGGAGCTATGTCCCATTCCGGAAGGTAAGTCTTGTATTCTGGATATTTGTGGTAGACGATATTCATGCCAGTAGCTGAACACCTGCCAGAATCTCGGCACTTGAAGTCACAAGCGTCACAACCGAACTCCATGTCCTTCCCCTGTATGGAATAGTTACAGGTCTGATTAAGCAGCTGGTTTTTGCCGGTTTTCACCCCAGCAAAAATACGTACTCCAAGAAGTCCCCTTGGTCTGTGCTGAACACATGTGTGCCTCCTCCCATATAATGAAAAATGTCCAGGTGTGTTGTCTACACAGGGCGAGTGACAGAATGGGCATTGTTCAGGGCAACCCCAGATCTTGTCTAGAATTTGCTGTGGTGGAGGTGTCCAATTCCAGTCAACAGATTTTTCGGTTTCAATGGCAAAGGTATCTTGAAGACTTACTTGGATTTGACCAAGCTGGTATAGGACAATCTTTTTCAGATTGTCGAAATTCACCACTAATCGATCACTAACAAAGGTGAGTGCACTGACTGGCACTACTATCTCTTCCGATGCACTCTGACAGAACTTTTCAATCCACCGTTCAATCCTCCTGTCTCTTGGTCCCTCGACCTCAACAGTAGCATTCTCAACACTTTTGGTAATACATCGTATGACCCTTGCAATATGGCTGTTGGCTATTTCCGCATACCTGGACATGCCATTACCACTTTGTCTCGAAAACATCTTTTCATTTGTGTACATAGTAATCCAGTTTAAAGCAAACAATTTGCCGTCGTTTAAGTAAGCTTTATATTCCTTGAAGTTTTCTTCCTCAGCTAGGTCTTTCAACATGTTTACAAGCAGGTAGCATTTGGTCATCTGGAAGTCTCTGAGAACTTCATCAATGCATTTTCTTGGAATTGCCTTCTCTACTGCCTTTTGAATAACCCCCTCCAAATGTGTGCATAAGAGGTCACCTGCCATGGCCTCTTCAGTGCTCTGCTTGACCTTGTTCTTGAAAAGACTCCAGGCAGTATTCCTGTAGACTAGTAGCTTGGCCTTCACCCCATGTTTGTTGTTATACTTTCGTTGCATTGAGCTGAACACCTGGACACAGTGACGACTTACATGAACTGCTAATTTAACGGCATATCCAGGAATAATCGTGAAATTGTAGTCATTGGAAACATGTGCATGCTGATTGAAAGTATCAATTTTGTCCATGAGTATTTTTACGACACATGCGGCATGAGTTTTCTGGAATTTCATGTCCTGATTAGAAATGCCTTTTAAATAAGTATCAATCTCATTTAGGATACTTCTTGTCATCACCAATGTCATCTGTCTTGCAGCCTCTAATTCTAGGTTACTTTCATCAGCCAGGTTCTCGATATTTTTCAATAAGGATGTTTTCAAAGTGACATGTTCCTGTTTAACATCATCTACAGTGATACTGCTTTCTAAGGATGTCTGCTCAAGTTGAATATTCAAAGAATGGCGCTTCAGCTCATCTCTAAGTAAAGCTCTATGTGCATGAAATCTTTGGAAAAGAATCCCCTCCATCACTAAATCCATTTGCAACTCCTTGTCCTCGGTATGTGTGGCAAGTTCCTTTACCATTGACAACCAAATGGTATCAAACTTTTTTTCCTGTTCGGGATCAGTCATGTttttacctttcatttcttcTGCCAGTTCCACTGCTTTGTTCATGATATACGCCTCATGCTTTGACCACTTCTGTGTCTGCATTATCTCCACTCGGCGTGCTTCTTTGATTGAACGCAGATCCGCCTCGCCCTCATGTCGCAGTTGCTCAACTTCAAATTTCAGTTGGTACAGCTTGCTCTGCTGCCATTGGATAATTATTTCCTGCAAGTTGCAATTGTTGAAGTAATGCTCTAAATAACATTTGGTTTCTTCAGCTTTTTCGGTCAGAACTTTAGAGAGTTTGACGGTGAGGGACAGGAAGGAACTTTCTAGGTCATCGATAGATTCACATATCTCTAACTTTAACCTTGCAAAGTTTAGCCATGATTTCATTGAGTTTTGCAAATCCCATTCCAAAGTGTAGTATTTGGATTGCAAACTGTTGTAGGCTTTCACCTCAAGACTGTTGCGAAAGCTAAAGACGAAATCATCAGCAAGCACGCCATTCCATAGATCTGCAAGGCGAATCGACAGATCTGAAGAAGTCAGAAATGTTGTATGCCTCTTTGCAATCTCCTCCAAAATGTTTAGCCTCACCGCACCTACCTTTTCACTGTAACCAGGATTTACAGGGGCCATGGGTGGATTGCCATGCCACAGATCAGGGACGTACCAGACATGAGTTTTGACGTCAAAACTGATAATCTGTGAGAAACTATGTACATTTGCTATGTTCTCACTGAGAGCCACTTCCTTGGTCATTTCATCCAAACTCTCCTCTAATTTCTGACTTCCATATATCATAAGTTCTTCTGCATTAGCTGATGGGACATTCTGATGAACAAATATGCAAGTTCTGTGATCTTTTATGTATTTACTGACAAGATTCATCCTTAAGAACGCATGCACTGCAATTTGCAGAATGTCTTTCATTTCGGCTGTGTTTTCTCCTCTGATATTAATGATGGTCACATCTCCCAGACCAATTACGAAAGTTGCAAGCTCATTATCATGCTCGTACATGATTTGTTTTAGTTCTGGTGCCCGAAGCCCCTCTGTATCTACAACAACAACATAATCAAAAGGCAGATCAGCGTTCCCCTCTACAGGGATGAGTTGCATGTATGCTCCCCTCGTGCATCTACCTGCACTTACAGCGATCTGCAACCCAAACATGGTGTTGAGAAGTGTAGATTTCCCAGAGCTTTGGATGCCCAAGACAGAGAGAACAAAGAGTCTTTTTTCCCCGATAATGTTTCCAAGTTTACTTAGCACTGCAGAAACCCATGTAATAGGGACACTCGATGTGTCTCCATCTACCAATTCCAAGGGGCTGCCCTTCAACAACAATTTCGCAGCTATTTCTGGCAGAATTTCTACATCTGCCTTTGTGTCTTGTCCTACTTTTCTGCTCCCCTTCACCGCCTCGTAAATTTGACCAATTTCTCTGAAAAGATTTTCTAGTCCAAATGATGCTCTTGCAAGACGACCCTCGGCATCATCCACTTGTGCTTTCATTTGCGGCAAGTTTGCCATCTCCTGTTTCTTCTTGGCCTCACTGAATTCATTCCAGGCGGTGTAATACTGCCTGCGTAGTCCTGGTAGGTTGGCTCTCGTTATTTCATTCAATAAGAGATCGATCCACCTTAGGAAATACATAGCAACATCTGGATTCTTTCGCAGATTTGACATGAAGTTTTTGATGAAAGGTGTTAAACTTCCTTGGTATATTTTTACCTGCTGTTCACGGAGACGGCCTAATGTCCGTGTCATTTTGTCTCGATATGCTGATGTCGACTGTGATACCTCTCTTCTCATTCTGTGTTGACTCTTTAGCACTTTGCAGTATTCAGTCCATTCAACACATTGCATCGGAAGTAGGAGGGATTTACGGTCGGTGATAGGTATATCTTCCATGTGGCTGACAACCTCTTCTGCCAAGACCTTACCTTTAAGACACATTTCATCATCATACTCATCGATGATGATCCCTATTTTCTTTGCACGTAGAGCACACTCTTCTACCATTATACTCGTAGTACATCCAGCGATAGCCTCTGACAGTTTTTCTCTAGCTTCAGTCTTGAGGTCACTGGCATTTTTATCAATACCTTCGCGGGTGCTGGATAAGATTATAGGGACCCCTCTCATAACTGCGTCATGATAGGCTTGTAGATCTTGTGTAATCTGTTTGTTTTTTCCATTGATCAGAAGGATGACTTTAGCACTACTTTTCAAAATCCGTTGCAATGTCATGGTGTTTTGAGCTCTTGTCAGGTCTTTAGCACTGGCTGTAACAAATATCACGGATGATATTTCCTGCAAAATCTGCATCTGTTTTTTCATTAATGAGGCATCGCCTCTCAAATTTAGGATCATTGTTGTGCCTGGTAGGTGGTCGTTCTTTTTACCCACTTTTATGAACCAGGAACATTCCACAAGACCATCAGTCATCCTTCTGGGTATGGTACCATTGATGCAATCTTTGTGAAAGAATGTATCATGACTGTCATCTCtaagaatatcatttaccagCTTGGATTTAGACAGTGGTGGCCTACCCAATCTGAGGAAAGTCACCAGAGGAAAAGGGTTTCCCGTCACTGTCGTCTCCGGAGCTTTCTCATGTTTGGTATGCCACTGCAGAATTATCGTTCTAAGAGCCCAAAGGGACATCCCAATATTGCCTGCTGTTCCTATGGGATAAAGAAAAGGAATTGCCAGCTTGCAAACAAATAACATCTGAGCAAGTTTTTGTTTTAGGAAGTTGTCACAGCATGTAAATATTGCCACCATGACATCCAAAGTGTTGAGATGAGTTGCATTGCCTTTGCAGCCACCAGTATTCGGTATTTCAAGAAGAGGAGCTTGTGCATCAAACCCATCTCTGCCGTCAGGCCTCTCTTCTTTCGATGATTTGTTCAGCATCGCTGAAAGTTGGTCTCTTGCATGAAAATCAGTCATGAGGAGTTTTTGTATAATCATCCAGGGAAGATCAATAGGCTTAAGGTGCCCAGAAAACTGTTTAATGACCACGGCATCCAAAAGGGATATCTTAGATGGAAAATATATGTCTAAGCCTAGGGTCTTCAGGATATCTGAAAAATTACCTTGCTCTGTTTCCCCTGCATTGGCTGCCATAAATGTTTCCTCCTGATGTGAattgtcttcttcttccacagTTACATACTTGTTCAGACCTGCAATTGATATTGGAACACGAAATAAACATTTAagataaaacacattttgtaaaacatttgaataaatcCTACACATgataatttcaaattcattataAAGTATGGACAGCAACAGTTTGAATGATTTTCTTGTTAAGTAAATAAGGTACACACATTTCCTACAAttcttaatattattatcataagtgCTTGCCATGTCTTCTGATCATGCTAATAGTAATAGTACACCATTTTGTAGAAATGGACACTTATCTGTAAGAAAATCTGAGGGGCCATTTGGGGGAAATGAGAGTGGAATTTTTATCGCTACATGCGTCATGATCAAGAGTGCACTAGTTTTGCATTAGTCTTAAGCATTGGaactacatatacatgtaaatgatttattttttaatgaggaTAGCTCAGCAAACCTTAGAATAGAACGCAATGTGCATGAtgaatctttttattcaatttcgtAACCATTAAATTAACATGCCACATCCTTCAACATTCACCTACGCCACATCTCAATCATGCCGATAGAAAATAACTTTGACTGTCCGCCTACACCATAATGTCATGTAAACCTCACGGCActatctggttataaatcggcgccggtaaagaaaaatttgcgctgcctgagttcttaaccggcgccgatcaaggataatcagcgccacctaaatctaaatcggcgccagacaagaataatcggcgcctcctggttctaaatcggcgctagtcaattatgaattgccgctgtctaaatcttacgtgacgtcggtaaaaaataatcagcactacttgtttaAATCGGTGCTGCCtttgtcttaaccggcgccatctaaatttaaatcggcgccggtcaagaatgatcagcgtcCCCTGaatccaataaataggcgccggtagaataataaagaagggcctattgctaaccaaatctagatcggtgccggtcaagaatgatcagcggcacccggcacccaataattccgcatgtgcaaaaatacaataagatggtaatgttacacagaaatctgCAAACGAGaatgagctacacaactcgttctttatttaaaatcgtgctcaaattgtccgcttttcagattggaatataacaaatttcagctcgcgcttcgcgctcgcatcatttccgtagcaaaaccccatactttacATGATTagataggtgaatagaatgtcccgttttcagttctgaacctcaaaagaactcccgcttcgattggTAATAATCTCttgttggatataatcttgttctttattaaaaacgtccattaaactgggtttttttttcagatctaaatatcaaaattttaagctcgcgtttcgcgctggcatctattgtttttttttagatacccatcttaatcattggtaccaaaaatgcttagaataagaagctttctggtcagaatataaagacattttggctcgctctcggcactcgcattatctgtttaGTGAGATaggtatcctcctcatgagttactattatagtaactcatgaggagtcAGATCAGTATActataaaaatttcagctcgcgcttcgcgctcgcattaatttgtcggtgagatatgtgtctctatctcatgagttatgtgtgtgtgtgtgagtttgtttgctttgtgtgatcgagcgcctttggaaagttgattcatgattttgcccccccccaatctaaaagaaggatcgacgcccctgtgtgtatatatatagttaagaaaaaaatcatttgtatttcaattaatacacaaaaataatggcctcatcgcaataaaagggtaagtacacgagattttgaaatcgcacataacataaatttgtgttactttttgcttgtttctttctttaataagtttctaaatctctctctatatatattttagaaagattatatgtttgaATTGATGTATATGTTCTgttataatgaaatatgtttaagtagacttcagggaatggtcgtacacatcaagggggaaggggggtcAAATTCCTGATCAGctgttgtgaaaacacattttttccttaacatttcatgaaaattatgaaaaatgtgcaaatgtgagatgtgcaccaaatacttttatAGCTCTGTCCGTTTACTCTATCGTtttttcgagtcttgccccccccccggaaatattatcctATATTTTGAAGAgtatttgacagggtcagactttaccgcttttcaacattttcttttaaggcgccggtgaagtgtaaaatatgtgcgccgctcggcagtgcgcccccccccctttcgtcaaaagctggatccgcctattaATTGCAGACTTTGAATGGATTCTTGAAACTCAACTTTTTTAAGTGCTTTAACATCTAGAAAGTGGGTTTATTGACAAAACACTGGGCAATGTTTTATTCCATAACTCAAGCAACATAAATAAATCGGAAAAATTATCCCTATCTGCAGATTCAGCAGATCCTACACATATCTAAAATCCTAGATCAATATTTTGCGCAAAAAAGTAGCTTGTAAATATTCTAAGCATGTACAACATCCTCGATCCTGAAGGCAAGCATCATGCAGTCAAATAAATTGCTTGAAGTAAGTTCAAAAACAATTTATGGGTTTTTATCCactgtacaaaaaaataattgcacaATAATGCGCGCACTTTGAGGGTACCCAAGACTGTGCCTCGGTGTCAGGATACTGCTACTCGTAaaaccttcatccatataatcgtggggagtgcataatttctgttttcacaattcagttttataaatattttgaccataaattaCCCGAGTCAAGACCCACGCACAACGCCAACACGAATAACTACCATGTTTACACGTGCATCGGctaaaagccgatgcagaatcgatttttggtttatcttgcaccgcgtttacacgctgtcaCAGCTCatggtgcagaatcggctcgcgtcgcaaaaacctgaaatgatccgTGCACCAACAATTACACGTCATAATAAAGGCAACactggatccgtgcgcttacaagTACGTCATATACCatgtttacacttgatcggcttttggttcagaaccaaaagccgatgcagaatcggcttttggtttatcttgcagttgcactgcgtttacacgctgtttcagctcgcggttcagaaccgcgagccgatgcaaaaacctactatatatacgtcataataaagacaacgctatATCCGTGCGCttttacaattacgtcacaatggtaaagtaaatgaaatgcgcactgATTGCCGATGCataatcggctttctgtttacacgtagtaaaatgccggtctgcatcggctcgcggttcagaacctactactttggtggtgaaaattgccggttctgaaccgcgagccgattcaagttaatcgcgtttacacgctatgaaaaagccggtgctgcatcggctcgcggttctgaaccgcgagtcgatgcaaaagccgattaagtgtaaacatggtaataatggtaaagaaaataatgcgcgccaattgccgatgcagaatcggctt carries:
- the LOC135155251 gene encoding interferon-induced very large GTPase 1-like, with amino-acid sequence MIEMWRLNKYVTVEEEDNSHQEETFMAANAGETEQGTAGNIGMSLWALRTIILQWHTKHEKAPETTVTGNPFPLVTFLRLGRPPLSKSKLVNDILRDDSHDTFFHKDCINGTIPRRMTDGLVECSWFIKVGKKNDHLPGTTMILNLRGDASLMKKQMQILQEISSVIFVTASAKDLTRAQNTMTLQRILKSSAKVILLINGKNKQITQDLQAYHDAVMRGVPIILSSTREGIDKNASDLKTEAREKLSEAIAGCTTSIMVEECALRAKKIGIIIDEYDDEMCLKGKVLAEEVVSHMEDIPITDRKSLLLPMQCVEWTEYCKVLKSQHRMRREVSQSTSAYRDKMTRTLGRLREQQVKIYQGSLTPFIKNFMSNLRKNPDVAMYFLRWIDLLLNEITRANLPGLRRQYYTAWNEFSEAKKKQEMANLPQMKAQVDDAEGRLARASFGLENLFREIGQIYEAVKGSRKVGQDTKADVEILPEIAAKLLLKGSPLELVDGDTSSVPITWVSAVLSKLGNIIGEKRLFVLSVLGIQSSGKSTLLNTMFGLQIAVSAGRCTRGAYMQLIPVEGNADLPFDYVVVVDTEGLRAPELKQIMYEHDNELATFVIGLGDVTIINIRGENTAEMKDILQIAVHAFLRMNLVSKYIKDHRTCIFVHQNVPSANAEELMIYGSQKLEESLDEMTKEVALSENIANVHSFSQIISFDVKTHVWYVPDLWHGNPPMAPVNPGYSEKVGAVRLNILEEIAKRHTTFLTSSDLSIRLADLWNGVLADDFVFSFRNSLEVKAYNSLQSKYYTLEWDLQNSMKSWLNFARLKLEICESIDDLESSFLSLTVKLSKVLTEKAEETKCYLEHYFNNCNLQEIIIQWQQSKLYQLKFEVEQLRHEGEADLRSIKEARRVEIMQTQKWSKHEAYIMNKAVELAEEMKGKNMTDPEQEKKFDTIWLSMVKELATHTEDKELQMDLVMEGILFQRFHAHRALLRDELKRHSLNIQLEQTSLESSITVDDVKQEHVTLKTSLLKNIENLADESNLELEAARQMTLVMTRSILNEIDTYLKGISNQDMKFQKTHAACVVKILMDKIDTFNQHAHVSNDYNFTIIPGYAVKLAVHVSRHCVQVFSSMQRKYNNKHGVKAKLLVYRNTAWSLFKNKVKQSTEEAMAGDLLCTHLEGVIQKAVEKAIPRKCIDEVLRDFQMTKCYLLVNMLKDLAEEENFKEYKAYLNDGKLFALNWITMYTNEKMFSRQSGNGMSRYAEIANSHIARVIRCITKSVENATVEVEGPRDRRIERWIEKFCQSASEEIVVPVSALTFVSDRLVVNFDNLKKIVLYQLGQIQVSLQDTFAIETEKSVDWNWTPPPQQILDKIWGCPEQCPFCHSPCVDNTPGHFSLYGRRHTCVQHRPRGLLGVRIFAGVKTGKNQLLNQTCNYSIQGKDMEFGCDACDFKCRDSGRCSATGMNIVYHKYPEYKTYLPEWDIAPDSTNSMSKYWMWVMANNKLYSDSFADVPPSWRSITKEEALADLKTIHH